ATGTTGGGGAGTTCCTGTTTATGATGACcagtaattaataattttatgattaattttggAAGTCATTTTACTAAACTTATACAACAttgaaaatatagaaaattttattaacaaataattttttcaattaattaaacaGTCAATTATTCGAGCTTCTTGCATTATGTGGAATGCTTATGGATTTCAATTGGACTGAAATTTTAAAGAGAAGGGAACTAATAAGGTACATAAGTTCTCCCcctttcaatttatataattgatgataGTGTGATTTTACTTTTACGTCATTACTAATGGTGGATtcagaatttgaattttatgcaTCTGGAATTATAGCATTTTCAGTTATTGGAtctaagctaatactaatatACACATAATTAGTGAATTTCGTAAGACAACATtatatttagtttaaaattattagATGTCCTGAATTTAAAGTCAAAATTGTACATGTAATCGATATGATTTAACTTGTTATAGCACGTAATATATTGTACTTTTTTGGGTTATTGATTCCACTTAATTATTACTAACAATTATTCGTAATTACCTTTTAAAAGACCTGATCTTGTAATAATCTTTTAGTAATATAGGTGTAATTGaagtaacatttttttcttaatgtgTGGAATATATAGAGAAGCATTTGGTGGATTTAATGCAAATTATGTGGCCAAAATGGGGGAGAGTGAGATTGAAGAATTAATCTCAAATCCATCACTCAATTTAGCAGAAAGCAGAGTTAGATGCATAGTTGACAATGCCAAATGCATAATCAAGGCAAGTTCCAAATCttttaatttagggaaaatgtacaagtacccgtgaacctatgcccgaaatttcagaaacacacttatactatactaaggtcctattattcccatgaactttattttataagtaatttctTACCCCTTTTCGGCTTATGTGGCACTaggttgaaaaaaaagtcaaccagcgttgaCCCCACAAGAAAGGGCTACGTAAGCCGAAAagaagtagaaaattattaataaaataagttcaggggataataggaccttagtatagtataagtgtgtctctgagatttctgACATAGACtgagaacataaaaaaaataatcattgtcATAGAGTTTCAAATTTGATATACGAAATTCCATGATATGAAAGTGGCTATTTTTTCAATTACATGACTGAAAAGTGACTAGCCCGCGCTATTACTAAAATTTATTAAGTTGTTAACTTAATCATCTTTTTTTTCCTCATTAATCAATTAACCTATGCAGATTGTGAGAGAATATGGATCATTTAGCAGCTACATGTGGAATTATGTGAATTATAAACCTATAATTAACAGATTTAGACATCCAAGAAATGTTCCATTAAGAACACCAAAAGCAGAAACAATTAGCAAAGATTTATTGAAGAAAGGATTTAGATTTGTTGGGCCAGTAATTGTTTATTCATTCATGCAAGCTGCTGGGATGACAATTGATCATTTGGTTGATTGTATTAGGCATAAACATTGTGTTAATCTTGCTGAAAGACCATGGAGGCATGTatgagtttaatttattttaattatgtatgctttttattttattttaagttgtttttttGCCAACAAATTTAGTGTAATTCACGAGTGAAATAATTACCTAGAAAGAGTGGTGTGTGCGCAGACTTGTTTCTATTATGTGAATGTAGAGAACACTAGCTTTTGTTTATAACAATATATTCAGTGTAATTTACGAATAAAGTCTGGAGAGATTGGTGCGTACACCGTCTTGTTGTTGCCACTAGTTTTGCTTGAAAGAATGTAATCAGTATAATCTTATGAGTGGTATCTGAAGAGAGTGGTGTGTACATAGTCTTGTTTTTGTCTTGTGAATGTAGAGAGATTGTTTTTGGCAAATGGCTTTACTCGTATGTATCAATTATGAGTTGAATGGTGTATTTAGTTccatgtttatttttaattatataaaattgtaaattgcatttttttattactaattaTGAAGATGTATGGTATGTGCTTATAAAGTATATATTATCCATGTTGTGTGTGTGTTGTATTTTGTTGTATACATTAGGAAATACCATTTTGGTAAAGCTAATACTTGTAGCTTGTTTGATCaagtcattttttttgtattttgttatatatatatatatatatatatatatatatatatatatattttttttttttatttttttttttttttttaaaaaaaaaatataaaatattagagAGTTAATAGTCCATTAAAATGAGGTGGATATTGTGCATATATTTGTGGTTCATTGGGCTTAGCCACTTTAATGGGCTTTTACTATGGGCCTTATAAAATAAGAGGATATTGATACAGTTGTATACATATGTTATATTTTGCTTTTTCAATTTATTCTGCTAAATGAAGAATACGATAATGAGAGTGATAATAACAATACTGGTTAGGAAACTAGTCAATATTCCGACacctactaaccttctaccTTAATGTTTGACCTTTATACCCTCCTATATAAAGTCATGTACTCGATACAGTGTAAAAGTGTACATCCTATCTACCTCCACCTCTCTTCATACCCTTCATAGCCGATCTTTCACGCCTTCTCATTGATCGGGGAATTTGTGCATCTTTTCTTCACGTATCTGAaccatttaattttaatttctcctCCCTCATCTTATCAACCACGAAGGTCACTCTTACTTTGTCCCGAATATCTTTGTTTTTTGATCATATCTCTTCTTATTATATCTTCACTTCCACCCCAACCTCATTTACAAGACTTTCCTTTTTTGAATTTACATGAATCTTGACCGACCAACACTCgatttatataatatgataatcattttataaaactaaacGTCTAAGTCTTCGTGACACATTCTTgttcacaatattcaaatagaGAATCCGTTAAAAGATTAGTTTTTAAACTTACAGTAATTTGTAGTTGacccaaaaaacaaaaataagtaacattttaaattgttacatacaaaagaagaaaataaaagttcttTGGAATTTTCAATAGGTCTAAAGGTCCTATTAGTAGTTCAGTCGATGTTATCAATGTCTTAATTAGTTACACAATTAAGAAGAATTTTATAGTTCAAGAAATGACATAAATGTTATAATTTTCAAGATTAGCAAGATAATATCAATTATCACCCTTTAGTCATCATAAAGCAAGTAGACAACTTTggaccccccacccccaccacaCCCCACACACCATGTtctctatatacatatataccaTAATAATTATTACGTCTTGATCTCAAACATGTATATCGATGGACGCAAGTGGTTTGAGCCAATTGTGGGCCGGCGCCACGCGTATAGAGTAGTTGGAAGTTTTTTATAAGTACGTAATTACTATGTTTGCATACATTACATTACTTTAAATTATTGAGTTTGCTACAAATTTTCATCTCTGTGTATAAAAATCTTAttatactaattaatttttacatttGTGTATAAAACATTCATTCTACTAgataattttcattttgaatCGATTATATCCATctgatttatattatatatgcattcagacaaataatattattatagaaaGATTTGATTATCGCTTTCTAAATTGAATCAAAATGTACATTCTCATCTTATATTAATTGTCCcttatataataaatagttaTCCCGAATTACTTGTCATCGAAGGTATAGACTAATGTCAAACATGTTACACCCACAAAGCTTCTCACCCCTCCCAAACCCTACCAACCCCCAAACAAGAAGTTATATAGTAGTACAAATAAAGCCCAATCAGAGATGAGGTTGCCACGTTTGCTCTCatccaatttcatttttttttattaaaagttatttCCTTGTGTGCTTTTCTTTCTAGTCAATATTGAGTAGCCGACCAACATGAGTCTATAGTGTaatgacataattattttatttttaatcaaaagattCAAATCTAGTAAAAAATGTTATTCCAAAGTGAACATTGCAGTTGAttcactaaaataaaaattaacttttaacgacattaaatattgacatcaaTAAAAAATGCGTAAGTCTTTATcaacattagttaagtgtcattagaatcaATGTCGCTAAAGATTTTAAGAACATATGCAAAGAGTGTTAATTGCTACTAACAATCCATATTTAGTGGcgattaaaaattaattatcgcTAATAATCATTTTTAACGTAATATGATGatctatatttaattgaaaCTCCAATATAAGCTCCAAACACCGACTAAACGACCAAAAGAAGACATTGAGCAGCcaaaatatatcttttatgtTTATGTATACCTTTTATTTTGCTTTGATTATATACTTCACGCATAAAAACCGTTTCTTGATTACTAAAAAAGAGAGACCATTTTGACGCAGACATCCACCAAACTTTCAACCTTATCACTTTTTCTTTATCTTGCTGTGTTTTAAACGGTTCTCATTCTGTTAACAACAAAGATTTTACATACCACCAAAAATGACAACTTCACGACTAATTCCTCGAGATACCTATAACCTCGGGCCACATGGCTTAGGAGGCCATACGTAGGGTCAAGGAACGACCCTACTGATGTGCAATCGATATCATTCAAGAATGACAATTGACAAGCAAACAAACATGATTTTCTTTACCACAAACATATTCTAACAACTGTGATGTTATAGTGTGTGAACTTCTCACTACACTGAAGGGTCAACTGGTCCACAAAAAGGGACCCTACTACACTGCACTTTTTCTCATTCATTCACACAAGTGTAGTTTCTTCCCTTTTTAGGAACTATTCGAGGAAGGACACAACAGCTCATATCATGCAAATGAACACTACATGACAATGTATACACTAACACAAACATCCAACATTTAcacaaacttttttttcttttatttttttaggattCCATTCTACAAATTATTTATCTAACAAGTCGTCGTGACAaactgaaaaggaaaaaaatgaagacatcaaacagaaaaaagaaaga
This DNA window, taken from Solanum lycopersicum chromosome 5, SLM_r2.1, encodes the following:
- the LOC101257468 gene encoding uncharacterized protein encodes the protein MSKQSVRKHHALEKHREKEKTRSNNISSNFLLSKHWKKIYPIGLHKTSSSLSLSSLSLSLSQTSNDSSITDSSSITPLDQKISLALRLIASSREKNEGSSMSNKNVARMISPNPNPNPSSEEELMRRCNWITSTSDKVYVQFHDECWGVPVYDDHQLFELLALCGMLMDFNWTEILKRRELIREAFGGFNANYVAKMGESEIEELISNPSLNLAESRVRCIVDNAKCIIKIVREYGSFSSYMWNYVNYKPIINRFRHPRNVPLRTPKAETISKDLLKKGFRFVGPVIVYSFMQAAGMTIDHLVDCIRHKHCVNLAERPWRHV